The following coding sequences lie in one Onychomys torridus chromosome X, mOncTor1.1, whole genome shotgun sequence genomic window:
- the LOC118573656 gene encoding gap junction alpha-6 protein-like yields the protein MSKWSTLDQLLEKAQPYSGAGGKIWLQILFIFRILLLETAIESAWSDDQLNFHCNTLQPGCENVCYDQAFPISHVRLWVLQIIFVSLPTLLYLAYVFYVIRQKEKSKKQEKELGVARFDGANVEMHWQKIEVKKPKCGSEEHSKVKVQGRLLLTYILSIFFKSVFEVVFVLIQWYIYGFTLKAVYICEHSPCLHQVDCFLSRPTEKSIFMLFMMVVSLVSLVLNIIDLIQVLFNTIKNCVRDEDEFYYGTADLQSLSHDSSPSVLTTMVPKDQVVSVKHSSVYV from the coding sequence ATGAGTAAGTGGAGCACCTTAGACCAGCTCCTAGAAAAGGCTCAACCCtactctggagctggaggaaAGATATGGCTGCAGATCCTTTTCATTTTCCGGATTCTGCTCCTGGAGACTGCCATCGAGTCAGCCTGGAGTGACGACCAGCTCAATTTCCATTGCAACACTCTGCAGCCTGGTTGTGAAAATGTCTGCTATGACCAAGCTTTCCCGATCTCTCACGTGCGCCTCTGGGTCCTACAGATCATATTCGTGTCCTTGCCTACACTCTTATACCTGGCATACGTGTTCTATGTCATTCGGCAGAAAGAGAAGTCGAAGAAGCAAGAGAAGGAACTTGGAGTTGCTCGCTTTGATGGTGCCAATGTGGAAATGCACTGGCAGAAAATTGAAGTAAAGAAGCCCAAGTGTGGCAGTGAAGAACATAGTAAGGTGAAAGTTCAGGGCAGGTTGCTGCTAACCTACATACTCAGTATCTTCTTCAAGTCTGTCTTTGAGGTGGTCTTTGTGCTGATCCAGTGGTACATTTATGGATTTACCCTGAAGGCAGTTTACATTTGTGAACACTCTCCTTGCCTGCATCAGGTGGACTGCTTCCTCTCTCGCCCCACAGAAAAAAGCATCTTCATGCTCTTCATGATGGTGGTATCTCTGGTATCTTTAGTCTTGAATATAATCGACCTGATCCAAGTCTTATTTAACACCATTAAGAATTGTGTGAGAGATGAGGATGAGTTTTACTATGGTACAGCTGATCTACAGAGCCTTTCCCATGACTCCTCACCAAGTGTTCTCACTACCATGGTTCCTAAGGATCAGGTGGTTTCTGTGAAACATTCTTCAGTCTATGTTTAA